A DNA window from Impatiens glandulifera isolate HB10 chloroplast, complete genome contains the following coding sequences:
- the ccsA gene encoding CcsA, which translates to MIFLTLEHILTHISFSIVSIVIIIYLITFFSDEIIKLYDSSEKGMIATFLCITGFLVTRWVYSKHFPLSNLYESLIFLSWGFCIINIVSYCKKKQNYLSVITTPSVIFTQGFATSGFLTEIHQSEILVPALQSEWLIMHVSMMVLGYAALLCGSLLSVSLLVIAFRKNITIFCERDFFINYSNKRSYFLFNTSWFSTKNYYRSQLIQELDYWSYRILSLGFILLTIGILSGAVWANEAWGSYWNWDPKEIWAFITWTIFAIYLHTRTNKNLPPANSAIVAFIGFLLIWICYFGVNLLGIGLHSYGSFSLTSN; encoded by the coding sequence ATGATATTTTTAACTTTAGAACATATATTAACTCATATTTCCTTTTCGATTGTTTCAATTGTAATTATAATTTATTTAATAACCTTTTTTAGTGATGAAATAATAAAACTATATGATTCGTCAGAAAAGGGCATGATCGCTACTTTTTTATGTATAACAGGATTTTTAGTGACTCGTTGGGTTTATTCAAAGCATTTTCCATTAAGTAATTTATATGAATCATTAATCTTCCTTTCATGGGGTTTCTGCATTATTAATATCGTTTCATATTGCAAAAAAAAACAAAATTATTTAAGTGTAATAACCACGCCAAGTGTTATTTTTACACAAGGTTTTGCTACTTCAGGATTTTTAACTGAAATACATCAATCAGAAATATTAGTACCCGCTCTCCAATCCGAGTGGTTAATAATGCATGTAAGTATGATGGTTTTGGGTTATGCAGCTCTTTTATGCGGATCATTATTATCAGTATCACTTCTAGTCATTGCATTTCGAAAAAACATAACGATTTTTTGTGAAAGGGATTTTTTTATAAATTATTCGAATAAAAGAAGCTATTTTTTGTTTAATACTTCTTGGTTTTCTACTAAAAATTATTATAGATCTCAGTTGATTCAAGAGTTGGATTATTGGAGTTATCGTATTCTTAGTCTAGGATTTATCCTTTTAACAATAGGTATTCTTTCCGGAGCAGTATGGGCTAATGAAGCATGGGGATCCTATTGGAATTGGGATCCAAAGGAAATTTGGGCTTTTATTACTTGGACCATATTCGCGATTTATTTACATACTCGAACAAATAAAAACTTGCCCCCCGCAAATTCTGCAATTGTGGCTTTTATAGGCTTTCTTCTAATTTGGATATGCTATTTTGGGGTTAATCTTTTAGGAATAGGG